The uncultured Fusobacterium sp. DNA segment TAGAAAGATTGATAGATGAGTTTAACAAATTGCCTGGAATAGGTAGAAAAAGTGCAACTAGATTAGCTTTTCATATTTTAGATATAAGTGAAGAACAAGTTGAAAAGTTTGTGGAAGCTATGAGAGATGTAAAGAAAAGTATAAAGAGATGTCCAGTATGTGGGGATTTTTGTGAAACTGATATGTGCAGTATCTGTTCTGATGAGATGAGAGATAAGAGTATAATCTGTGTTGTAGAGGATAGTAGAGATATTATATCTTTTGAAAAAACAGATAGTTACAATGGAACATATCATGTTTTAAATGGAAAAATAGCTCCATTAAATGGAATTACTCCAGAT contains these protein-coding regions:
- the recR gene encoding recombination mediator RecR, giving the protein MATKSLERLIDEFNKLPGIGRKSATRLAFHILDISEEQVEKFVEAMRDVKKSIKRCPVCGDFCETDMCSICSDEMRDKSIICVVEDSRDIISFEKTDSYNGTYHVLNGKIAPLNGITPDRLNIKSLLERVARDDIKEVILALNPDLEGETTALYLTKLLKPFNIKITKIASGIPIGGNIEFADTATISKALSGRREV